The Eubacterium maltosivorans genome includes the window CTGTTTGCCGTCAGCCTGGGCGCGTATCTCAGCCTTACGGCCTATTCCGGCGAGGCCCTGGACAGGGCGTGGTTCCTGTCGCCGCTTGTGGACATGCGGGGCACCATCGAGAACATGATGGACAGCTTCGGCGTTACCGGGGAACAGCTCCAGCGGGAGCAGGCTGTCGCCACCCCCATCGGCCAGACCCTGTACTGGGACGACTATGCCTATGTGCTGGAGCACCCTGTCAGCCAATGGACAGTGCCGACCGAGATCCTGTACGGCGAAAAGGACGACACCTGTGAGCGCAGCACCGTCGAAGCCTTTGCCCGCCGTTTTTCCTGCGGCCTGGAGATCGTGCCAGAGGGTGAGCATTACTTTCATACACCGGAGCAGCTGCAGGCCTTTGTGGCCTGGATTAAGCAGACCGGGCTGTGGAAAGAATAAAAATTTTTTTTAAACCCGTTGACCCTCACGCTGCGTGATCGTCATATTAAAAGCCCCCGGTGCGCGAATCCGGGGGCTTTTACGTTTAAAGCGGGCCATCAAAGCAGAGCTACTTTAAAAGCCTCAGGTGTGAAAAATCATGTTCTTCTACAAAGGCCAGGCTCTCCTCAATGTACTGGTCAGCCAGTGCGGCGTCAATTTTAAAAAGCCGGCAGAGCAGCGTTAATATTTTAGTCACAAGGTATAAAATATCGTAGTCTGGCTTCTCGTCAATGTAATCAATGGCGAATTCACGCCGGATGCCCAGGTCGGCCCGCGCGATGAAGACAAGCTCCTCCCCGGAGATATCCAGACTGAATTCCTTGATAAATTGCTGGTAAATCCTCCGGACGCTCAGGTTCATATATTTATAGATGGACTCATTGTTGATGGTTTCGTAATAATAAAGGATATTTTTGGGGTCTGAAAAAATAACGCGGTAATAGACCATCGTTGCCCGGAAATTCGCTTCCAGGCTGTTTAGAGACCGATCTTTAGTATATTGGGCCGTGTACACATAGGCCTCCATCAGCAGCTCGCTGAAAATTTCATTCGCAATATCATATTTCTGGTTAAAATAGTATTTAAAGTTTCCGGTCCGGATATCTGCAAGCCTGCAGATATCCTTAATTTTTGTGTTTTCCAAGCCCTGCTCATAAAAGAGCTCCTTTGCGGCAACGATAATGCGGTGCTTGGTTTCATAGCCTTTGTTATTTCTGGACATTTTTTCACCATCATCATTTTTAGATTATACTTTTAGTCACGATTTTAGTTTACGGTTTTTATTATACACTCTATTCGCGGATAAGTCAGTATTTATTTTAAAAAAACACTAATTATAATAAAATATAAAAAATAATAATTAGTGAAAAATTAAAAAAATAATAAAAATTGTTGACATCGCGCGTGAAAGGAAATATAATGTTTGTAAAATATGATTCATTTATGAATTAATTTAAATGATATGGTTTAAATGCGCATGAAAACTGTAAAAATGAGGAGGAATTATGAACAATACAGAATCACTGTTATCAGAAAGAGAGACATTAATCGAGCAGACACTGCATAATGAGAAGGGAAGCCGCATACCGGTCGTCAGTCTTGCAACCACATGGACTTATTACCAGATGGGGAAAAAGCCAAAGGACAGCTTTGATCATCCGGAAATCAATAAGGAAGTGATGCGGAATTTCTATGAAAAGGTCTATCTCGACGGTGTGGTTTTATCGCGAAACGGTAAAACCTTTTCGGCCAGAACCCTTGATATTCTGGACGGGGGAACCTATACCTACGATAAGGATGGAATGCAGCAGACGAAACCAGGCTCTGTCGAGATTATGTCTGAGGATGAATATGAACTGCTGATCGAGGATCCTTACAAATTTGTCTTAAATCAGGTGTTCCCGCGGCGCTATGGCCTGATGCGTAGAACTGACGGCGAAAAATACAAAGATATGGCGGTGGTTATCGAGGATCTCAAACAGTCAAACGCGCGCAGTTTGGAGGAGGATCAAATTGCGGGCAGTGAGTTTGGCATTAAAAATATGCGCCTGACCTCTTTTTTTAACCCGATCGACATTATTTTGGATTATCTCAGGGACTTTGTGCCAATTTCGAAGGATATCCGCAGGAGGCCGGAGCAGCTCAGAGATGCCGGGCTGGCGCTGCTTGACTTTACGCTGGACAATGTGCGCGGATTAAAGCCTCAGAGAGGGCAGGTCACTTTTATCCCCATGCATCTTCCCCAGTTTTTGAGACCAAAGGATTTTGAGAAAGTTTACTGGCCATCGTATAAAAAGCAGGTTGACTATCTGATTGAAAACGGATTTACGCCCATGTTTTACTTTGAGCGCAAATATGAGCATTTGTTTGATTTCTTTAAAGAATTTCCGAAAAATAAGACGGTCGGTTTGTTTGAGGACGACGAGCTGAGGGTGGTAAAGGAAAAGCTTGGCGGGCATATGGCCTTTGCCGGAGGAATGCCCACCGCCCTTTTGCAGAGCGGGACAAAACAGCAGTGTATCGACTGCGCCAAAAGCCTGATCGATGATGTGGGGGCAGACGGCGGTTATCTGTTTACAACGGATAAAATCATGCTGAGCCCAACCGACGGAAAAATAGAGAATTACGCGGCGGTCAATGCGTTTGTGCATGAATATGGAAAATATGAATAGGGAGAAAAAATGGATAATTTAGAGATGCTGAGAAAAATTGCCGTTGAGAAATACGGCGCTGAGACAGACGAAGCGGTCGACAGGATTGTAAAGATGCTCATCCGGCTTTTTATCGGTTGAGCGCAGGGGGGAGAGGAAGATGAAAATTTTAAAGACAGTCCAGAAAGTGCCGGGAGGGCTGATGGTTGTGCCTTTGGTTTTGGCAGCGCTGCTGAATACATTTTTTCCGCAGGTTCTGGCGATTGGTGGTATATCTACTGCTACTTTTTCAAAGGGAACCGCCACATTAATCGGTGTCGCCTGTATTTGCGTAGGGTCGCAGATCGATATTAAGGGGACGGTTGAAACGCTGAAGCGCGGGGGATTCCTGTTTTTTGGCAAATTTTTGGCGGGGCTGGTTCCAGCTATTCTCGTGACAAAGTTTTTTGGGATTGACGGGATTCTGGGTATCACCCCTCTGATGCTCCTGGCAGGCGTTACCAGCGTAAACGCAGGGCTGTATCTCGGACTGATGACGGATATGGGCGACAAATACGATGTGGGTGCCCAGGCGATTCTGAGCATCAGCGTGGGTCCGTTCCTTACGCTGCTTGGAATCGGAGCCGCAGGGATTTCCAGCTTTGACTGGGTTGCTTTGCTGGCTTCCATCGCGCCGATACTTATCGGTTTTATTCTTGGCAATCTGGACGAGGATATCCGTTCCTTTTTAAAAAGCGGCGCTCTGATCGTCCTGCCGTTGATCGGGTTTAACTTGGGGGCGTCAATTAACCTGATGAGCCTGGTGCAGGGCGGCGTTCTGGGGGTGGCGCTGGCAGTCATTATCATCGTGCTGACGCTGTTGTTTTTGCTCCCGATTGACCGGTTTATCCTGCGCCGTCCCGGCTATGCGGCAGTGGCATGCTGTACCTGCGCAGGCGCGAATGCGGCCGTCCCGGCGTTGGTGGCAGAGGTATCGCCGAATTTGGCCGGGCAGGTGGCGTCCGCTACCTCCGCGCTGGCGGCTGCCACCATTATCACCACCATTGTAGCGCCCATACTCACCTCCTTCGCGGTAAAGAAATGGGGAAAGAAGCCTGAAAACAAGGCGGCTGGGGACCATGAAATCAATGAGGAGATCGCGGCTGGCGGCGATTGAGCGTGAAGCCAGATTACGGGCGGAGGGATTAGAATTTAGCAAAGGAGAATTTTATGAATATTGCGCTGATTGTAGTGGGTGCGTATATGGCACTGATTATTGGCATTGCTGTTTTTTCAAACAGGCGAATGGCCAATAAGGACTCTGCCGGTTACCTGCTGGCCGGCCAGAGGCTGCCGTGG containing:
- a CDS encoding alpha/beta hydrolase — its product is MEIENIPALLWGWPADKVIIAVHGSQSSKGDDPIRIMAEHANMINVGYQTISFDLPGHGDRKGEDTPCTVQACLADLATIMDWARKHWQSVSLFAVSLGAYLSLTAYSGEALDRAWFLSPLVDMRGTIENMMDSFGVTGEQLQREQAVATPIGQTLYWDDYAYVLEHPVSQWTVPTEILYGEKDDTCERSTVEAFARRFSCGLEIVPEGEHYFHTPEQLQAFVAWIKQTGLWKE
- a CDS encoding TetR/AcrR family transcriptional regulator, with amino-acid sequence MSRNNKGYETKHRIIVAAKELFYEQGLENTKIKDICRLADIRTGNFKYYFNQKYDIANEIFSELLMEAYVYTAQYTKDRSLNSLEANFRATMVYYRVIFSDPKNILYYYETINNESIYKYMNLSVRRIYQQFIKEFSLDISGEELVFIARADLGIRREFAIDYIDEKPDYDILYLVTKILTLLCRLFKIDAALADQYIEESLAFVEEHDFSHLRLLK
- a CDS encoding uroporphyrinogen decarboxylase family protein — protein: MNNTESLLSERETLIEQTLHNEKGSRIPVVSLATTWTYYQMGKKPKDSFDHPEINKEVMRNFYEKVYLDGVVLSRNGKTFSARTLDILDGGTYTYDKDGMQQTKPGSVEIMSEDEYELLIEDPYKFVLNQVFPRRYGLMRRTDGEKYKDMAVVIEDLKQSNARSLEEDQIAGSEFGIKNMRLTSFFNPIDIILDYLRDFVPISKDIRRRPEQLRDAGLALLDFTLDNVRGLKPQRGQVTFIPMHLPQFLRPKDFEKVYWPSYKKQVDYLIENGFTPMFYFERKYEHLFDFFKEFPKNKTVGLFEDDELRVVKEKLGGHMAFAGGMPTALLQSGTKQQCIDCAKSLIDDVGADGGYLFTTDKIMLSPTDGKIENYAAVNAFVHEYGKYE
- a CDS encoding 2-keto-3-deoxygluconate permease, translated to MKILKTVQKVPGGLMVVPLVLAALLNTFFPQVLAIGGISTATFSKGTATLIGVACICVGSQIDIKGTVETLKRGGFLFFGKFLAGLVPAILVTKFFGIDGILGITPLMLLAGVTSVNAGLYLGLMTDMGDKYDVGAQAILSISVGPFLTLLGIGAAGISSFDWVALLASIAPILIGFILGNLDEDIRSFLKSGALIVLPLIGFNLGASINLMSLVQGGVLGVALAVIIIVLTLLFLLPIDRFILRRPGYAAVACCTCAGANAAVPALVAEVSPNLAGQVASATSALAAATIITTIVAPILTSFAVKKWGKKPENKAAGDHEINEEIAAGGD